Proteins found in one Triticum aestivum cultivar Chinese Spring chromosome 4D, IWGSC CS RefSeq v2.1, whole genome shotgun sequence genomic segment:
- the LOC123099144 gene encoding dolabradiene monooxygenase-like isoform X1: protein MHVPATVASLYRMQMEAVYLGLALVSLCIVLLSRRARRWSASNEAPGPWRLPVIGSLHHLIGQLPHRAMRDLARRHGPVMLLRLGEVPTLVVSSPEAAREVMKTHDMLFATRPLNSTMSVLTNGGRDIVFAPYGDHWRQLRKIAVLELLSPGRVLSFRAIREEEVAAMLHDVADAAAAARPVELHACLSVVVSNITVRAVMGDYRFKQREEFIRALHHSQKLAAGFNPADLWPSSRLAGWLSGGLRRAKEIRATGNGILDTIIRERLERTTEGGGGENKDHHLVDVLLSMHKEGRLDMDAVKNIIFDIFSAGSETTVIEWAMAELMRNPEAMRKATAEVRRALEARGSVEEHALGELPYLHLVIREALRLHAPTPLLIPRECREPCQVLGYDVPRGTQVFVNAWAIARDERYWPDAPEEFRPERFEGEGAVDFRGNDFSFLPFGSGRRMCPGMAFGLAIIELTLASLLFHFDWEVLPGAAGELDMAEVFGLAARRKADLPLRPVLRVPVPGL from the exons ATGCATGTGCCTGCAACGGTGGCTTCACTGTACAGAATGCAAATGGAGGCCGTCTACCTCGGCTTAGCTCTGGTATCCTTGTGTATCGTGCTTCTTTCCAGGCGCGCGCGCAGGTGGTCGGCATCGAACGAGGCGCCGGGGCCGTGGCGGCTGCCGGTGATCGGCAGCCTGCACCACCTCATCGGGCAGCTCCCCCACCGCGCGATGCGCGACCTAGCGCGGCGCCACGGGCCGGTGATGCTCCTCCGGCTCGGGGAGGTGCCCACGCTGGTAGTGTCGTCCCCGGAGGCCGCCCGCGAGGTGATGAAGACCCACGACATGCTGTTCGCGACGCGGCCCCTCAACTCCACCATGAGCGTGCTCACCAACGGCGGCCGGGACATCGTGTTCGCGCCCTACGGCGACCACTGGCGGCAGCTCCGGAAGATCGCcgtcctggagctcttgtcgcCGGGGCGGGTCCTGTCCTTCCGCGCCATCCGCGAGGAGGAAGTCGCCGCCATGCTCCACGATGTCGCCGACGCCGCGGCGGCCGCGCGCCCCGTGGAGCTGCACGCGTGCCTCTCCGTGGTGGTCTCCAACATCACGGTCCGCGCCGTCATGGGTGACTACAGGTTCAAGCAGCGCGAGGAGTTCATCCGCGCGCTCCACCACTCCCAGAAGCTCGCCGCGGGGTTCAACCCGGCGGACCTGTGGCCGTCGTCCCGGCTTGCCGGCTGGCTCAGCGGGGGCTTGCGCCGCGCCAAGGAGATCCGCGCTACCGGGAATGGCATCCTCGACACCATCATCCGAGAGCGGCTCGAGAGGACGACTGAAGGTGGCGGAGGCGAGAACAAGGACCATCACCTGGTGGATGTGCTGCTAAGCATGCACAAGGAGGGCAGGCTCGACATGGACGCCGTGAAAAACATCATCTTC GACATATTCAGCGCCGGCAGCGAGACGACAGTCATAGAGTGGGCGATGGCAGAGCTGATGAGGAACCCAGAGGCGATGCGGAAGGCCACGGCTGAGGTGCGGCGAGCTTTGGAGGCCCGCGGCAGCGTAGAGGAGCACGCCCTTGGCGAGCTCCCGTACCTGCACCTGGTCATCCGGGAGGCGCTGCGGCTGCACGCGCCCACGCCGCTGCTCATCCCGCGGGAGTGCCGGGAGCCATGCCAGGTGCTCGGCTACGACGTGCCGCGAGGAACGCAGGTGTTCGTCAACGCATGGGCGATAGCCCGCGACGAGCGGTACTGGCCCGACGCGCCGGAGGAGTTCCGGCCGGAGCGGTTCGAGGGCGAGGGCGCCGTGGACTTCAGGGGCAACGACTTCTCCTTCCTGCCATTCGGCTCCGGCCGGAGGATGTGCCCGGGGATGGCGTTCGGCCTCGCCATCATCGAGCTCACGCTCGCGAGCCTGCTGTTTCACTTCGACTGGGAGGTCTTGCCGGGTGCGGCGGGCGAGCTCGACATGGCCGAGGTGTTTGGCCTCGCGGCGCGCCGGAAGGCCGACCTCCCGCTGCGCCCTGTCCTGAGGGTGCCCGTTCCTGGACTCTAG
- the LOC123099144 gene encoding dolabradiene monooxygenase-like isoform X2: protein MLARMAVGGFPGGTVSKMVVALQPRRRARRWSASNEAPGPWRLPVIGSLHHLIGQLPHRAMRDLARRHGPVMLLRLGEVPTLVVSSPEAAREVMKTHDMLFATRPLNSTMSVLTNGGRDIVFAPYGDHWRQLRKIAVLELLSPGRVLSFRAIREEEVAAMLHDVADAAAAARPVELHACLSVVVSNITVRAVMGDYRFKQREEFIRALHHSQKLAAGFNPADLWPSSRLAGWLSGGLRRAKEIRATGNGILDTIIRERLERTTEGGGGENKDHHLVDVLLSMHKEGRLDMDAVKNIIFDIFSAGSETTVIEWAMAELMRNPEAMRKATAEVRRALEARGSVEEHALGELPYLHLVIREALRLHAPTPLLIPRECREPCQVLGYDVPRGTQVFVNAWAIARDERYWPDAPEEFRPERFEGEGAVDFRGNDFSFLPFGSGRRMCPGMAFGLAIIELTLASLLFHFDWEVLPGAAGELDMAEVFGLAARRKADLPLRPVLRVPVPGL, encoded by the exons GCGCGCGCGCAGGTGGTCGGCATCGAACGAGGCGCCGGGGCCGTGGCGGCTGCCGGTGATCGGCAGCCTGCACCACCTCATCGGGCAGCTCCCCCACCGCGCGATGCGCGACCTAGCGCGGCGCCACGGGCCGGTGATGCTCCTCCGGCTCGGGGAGGTGCCCACGCTGGTAGTGTCGTCCCCGGAGGCCGCCCGCGAGGTGATGAAGACCCACGACATGCTGTTCGCGACGCGGCCCCTCAACTCCACCATGAGCGTGCTCACCAACGGCGGCCGGGACATCGTGTTCGCGCCCTACGGCGACCACTGGCGGCAGCTCCGGAAGATCGCcgtcctggagctcttgtcgcCGGGGCGGGTCCTGTCCTTCCGCGCCATCCGCGAGGAGGAAGTCGCCGCCATGCTCCACGATGTCGCCGACGCCGCGGCGGCCGCGCGCCCCGTGGAGCTGCACGCGTGCCTCTCCGTGGTGGTCTCCAACATCACGGTCCGCGCCGTCATGGGTGACTACAGGTTCAAGCAGCGCGAGGAGTTCATCCGCGCGCTCCACCACTCCCAGAAGCTCGCCGCGGGGTTCAACCCGGCGGACCTGTGGCCGTCGTCCCGGCTTGCCGGCTGGCTCAGCGGGGGCTTGCGCCGCGCCAAGGAGATCCGCGCTACCGGGAATGGCATCCTCGACACCATCATCCGAGAGCGGCTCGAGAGGACGACTGAAGGTGGCGGAGGCGAGAACAAGGACCATCACCTGGTGGATGTGCTGCTAAGCATGCACAAGGAGGGCAGGCTCGACATGGACGCCGTGAAAAACATCATCTTC GACATATTCAGCGCCGGCAGCGAGACGACAGTCATAGAGTGGGCGATGGCAGAGCTGATGAGGAACCCAGAGGCGATGCGGAAGGCCACGGCTGAGGTGCGGCGAGCTTTGGAGGCCCGCGGCAGCGTAGAGGAGCACGCCCTTGGCGAGCTCCCGTACCTGCACCTGGTCATCCGGGAGGCGCTGCGGCTGCACGCGCCCACGCCGCTGCTCATCCCGCGGGAGTGCCGGGAGCCATGCCAGGTGCTCGGCTACGACGTGCCGCGAGGAACGCAGGTGTTCGTCAACGCATGGGCGATAGCCCGCGACGAGCGGTACTGGCCCGACGCGCCGGAGGAGTTCCGGCCGGAGCGGTTCGAGGGCGAGGGCGCCGTGGACTTCAGGGGCAACGACTTCTCCTTCCTGCCATTCGGCTCCGGCCGGAGGATGTGCCCGGGGATGGCGTTCGGCCTCGCCATCATCGAGCTCACGCTCGCGAGCCTGCTGTTTCACTTCGACTGGGAGGTCTTGCCGGGTGCGGCGGGCGAGCTCGACATGGCCGAGGTGTTTGGCCTCGCGGCGCGCCGGAAGGCCGACCTCCCGCTGCGCCCTGTCCTGAGGGTGCCCGTTCCTGGACTCTAG